The nucleotide window CGGAAGTACGCCTGCAGGGGGATGTCCACCTTGACCCCCGCGGGCACGTAGATGAACGACCCCCCGGACCACACCGCGGAGTTCAGGGCCGCGAACTTGTTGTCCTCCGGGGGGACGACGGTCCCGAAGTACTCCCGCACCAGGTCCGGGTACTGCTTGACCGCGGTGTCGGTGTCCACGAAGATGACGCCCAGCTTCTCCCACTCCTCCTTGAGGCTGTGGTAGACCACCTCGCTCTCGTACTGGGCGCCCACGCCTGCCAGGAACTTCCGCTCCGCCTCCGGGATGCCCAGCCGCTCGTAGGTGTCCTTGATCTCCTTGGGGAGCTCGTCCCAGCTCCGGGCCTGGCGGTCCGTCGGCTTGATGTAGTAGTAGATGTCATCGAAGTCGATGCTCGAGAGGTCCGGGCCCCAGGTGGGCATGGGCTTGCGGAGGAACACCTCCAGGCTGTGCAGGCGGAAGGCCCGCATCCAGTCCGGCTCCCCTTTGAGGTAGGAGATCTCCTCCACCACCTCCCGGCTCAAGCCCTTGCGGGACTTGAACACGTAGTTCTCGGGCATCCGGAAGCCCCACTTGTACTGGTCCAGGTCGATGCCGAGCGGGTTCGCCGTCGCCATGGTCCACCTCCTTTAGTGCGCCACCCAGAACACCTTCCCTGCCCGCCGCACGGGGCGGTCCTCGGGGGTCTCCGCTACCACCTGGGCGAACTGGGCCTGCAACCCCTCATACCCCGTCTGCTCCAGCTCGTCCGCAAGCTCCGGACCCCCGGAGATCACGATACGTCCGTCCAGCATCACGTGCACGTGGTGCGGCCGGATGTAGTGCAGGATCCGGGAGTAGTGGGTGATGAGCACGATGCCCATGTTGCCCTGGGCTTGCTCGAACAGCCGGTTGATGTTCTCCGCCACCACCCGGACCGCGTCGATGTCCAGCCCCGAGTCCGTCTCGTCCAGGATGGCCATCTCCGGCTCCAGCACAGCCATCTGCAGGATCTCCGCCCGCTTCTTCTCCCCGCCGCTAAAGCCCTCGTTCACGTAGCGGGTGACGATGCTGGGATCCAGCTTCAGAAGTTCCAGCTTCTCTCGCAGGATCTTCTGGAACTCCGCCACGGGGATTAGCTCGTTCTCATATCCCCGGCGGGCGGAAAGGGCGGTGCGCAGAAACGAGGCGAAGTTCACGCCCGGGATGGCCACGGGGTACTGGAAGGCGATGAACAGGCCCGCCCGGGCCCGCTCGTCCGGCGTCATCTCCAGGAGGTCCCGACCCTTGTAGAGGACCTCCCCACCGGTGACCACGTAGAAGGGATTGCCCATGAGCACGTTGGCCAGGGTGGACTTGCCGGACCCGTTGGGTCCCATGATGGCGTGGATCTCCCCCTTGTGGACCTCCAGGTTGACCCCCCGCAGGATCTCCCGGTCCAGGTCCTCCACCTTGGCCCTCAGGTTGCGAATTACCAGATCCGGCGCACGATCCGACATCTCCACCCTCTCCTGAAGTCTGGGAATTCTTGAGTAAAATACTCAAGAACATCCCGTTCCATTGTAGGGGGACCGGCTAGACGGGTCAAGGAAGGCCGATTTATGGCACTAACCGGGCATCCAGGGTGAGTTCCTCAAGGCCTGGTTTGAGCAGGGTGGACACCGGGCAACCCTCCTTCGCCTCCTCCGCGGCCTGTCGGAAGGTGGCCTCGTCGATGCCGGGGACCCTCGCCTCCGTCTCCAGATGGATCCTCCGGATCCTGGGTCCTCCCTCCCCGGTCTGAAGGGAGAGGGTGGCTTTCGTGCGGATCTCCTGGGGTGGAGCCCCTCGCTGGGAGAGCCGGGCGGAGAGGGCCATGCTGAAGCAGGCCGCGTGCGCGGCCGCGATGAGTTCCTCGGGGTTGCTCCCTTCTCCCTGCTCGAACCGGGAAGGGAAGGTGATGGTAATCTCCCGAAGAGCCCCGCTCTGGGTGCTGGCCCTGCCAACACCGCTACGCAGGTCCCCCGTCCAAGTGGCCGTCGCCGACCGTACGATCTCCGGCATGGATGTACCTCCTGGATGTACTCATGTCCAAACATACCACACTCAGCGGTTCCCGGGCGCCTCCCCGAAGGCCTCCTGTGCCCACGCCCGGAGGGCGGCTCGGTTCACCTTTTCGGGGCCAGT belongs to Armatimonadota bacterium and includes:
- a CDS encoding Fe-S cluster assembly protein SufB, whose amino-acid sequence is MATANPLGIDLDQYKWGFRMPENYVFKSRKGLSREVVEEISYLKGEPDWMRAFRLHSLEVFLRKPMPTWGPDLSSIDFDDIYYYIKPTDRQARSWDELPKEIKDTYERLGIPEAERKFLAGVGAQYESEVVYHSLKEEWEKLGVIFVDTDTAVKQYPDLVREYFGTVVPPEDNKFAALNSAVWSGGSFIYVPAGVKVDIPLQAYFR
- the sufC gene encoding Fe-S cluster assembly ATPase SufC codes for the protein MSDRAPDLVIRNLRAKVEDLDREILRGVNLEVHKGEIHAIMGPNGSGKSTLANVLMGNPFYVVTGGEVLYKGRDLLEMTPDERARAGLFIAFQYPVAIPGVNFASFLRTALSARRGYENELIPVAEFQKILREKLELLKLDPSIVTRYVNEGFSGGEKKRAEILQMAVLEPEMAILDETDSGLDIDAVRVVAENINRLFEQAQGNMGIVLITHYSRILHYIRPHHVHVMLDGRIVISGGPELADELEQTGYEGLQAQFAQVVAETPEDRPVRRAGKVFWVAH
- a CDS encoding OsmC family protein gives rise to the protein MPEIVRSATATWTGDLRSGVGRASTQSGALREITITFPSRFEQGEGSNPEELIAAAHAACFSMALSARLSQRGAPPQEIRTKATLSLQTGEGGPRIRRIHLETEARVPGIDEATFRQAAEEAKEGCPVSTLLKPGLEELTLDARLVP